A region from the Thauera humireducens genome encodes:
- a CDS encoding DUF2721 domain-containing protein — MNLTTPALLFPAISLLLLAYTNRFLTLAQVIRQLNVSADRSADLVQRQLPGLKRRILLTKYMQSFGVFSFLLCALSMFALFMESELPGKLLFGASILTLALSLVLSLVEVLISTEALSVVVKDLEDARRPPQG; from the coding sequence ATGAATCTGACCACGCCCGCGCTGCTCTTTCCGGCCATCTCGCTGCTGCTGCTCGCCTATACCAACCGCTTCCTGACGCTGGCCCAGGTGATCCGCCAGCTGAATGTCTCGGCCGATCGAAGCGCGGATCTTGTCCAGCGCCAGTTGCCGGGGCTCAAGCGCCGCATTCTGCTGACGAAGTACATGCAGAGCTTCGGCGTGTTCAGCTTCCTGCTGTGCGCCCTGTCGATGTTCGCGCTGTTCATGGAGTCCGAGTTGCCCGGCAAGCTGCTGTTCGGCGCCAGCATCCTCACGCTGGCGCTGTCCCTGGTGTTGTCGCTGGTCGAGGTGCTGATCTCGACCGAGGCCCTGTCGGTGGTGGTGAAGGATCTCGAGGACGCCCGCCGTCCGCCGCAGGGCTGA
- a CDS encoding AraC family transcriptional regulator: MGFVDGMLSGLRRRGHDPTPLLTATGISLADVASRVPVDRYAALYNLIIAELDDEAFALFSRPMPTGSFEFLCRGMLGAATLDDALARAYRFLRIVLPDLRVSVRRDGTRAELEIAEAQPVFAGREDPARVFAFEWLLRLVHGVACWFVGRGLALDSVRFPYVRPAHADDYALVYTERSSFEGDTLLARFHDNLLDLPIRRDDPALGRFLEGAPGRISMLYRRDREMVLRVRDLLRAALPDNLSIEQVAQQLHLSTRTLHRRLEDEGSSFRLIKEATRRDIAYARLTKTAQPIAQLAADLGYADTSTFYRAFVAWSGQSPEQFRSQLAARHGAMTGGKPQRSERR, encoded by the coding sequence ATGGGCTTCGTCGACGGCATGCTGTCGGGCCTGCGCCGCCGGGGTCACGACCCCACCCCGCTGCTGACCGCGACCGGCATCAGCCTTGCAGATGTCGCCAGCCGCGTCCCGGTCGACCGCTATGCCGCGCTCTACAACCTGATCATCGCCGAACTCGACGACGAGGCCTTCGCCCTGTTCTCGCGACCGATGCCCACCGGCAGCTTCGAGTTCCTCTGTCGCGGCATGCTGGGCGCGGCGACGCTCGACGACGCCCTGGCGCGGGCCTACCGCTTCCTGCGCATCGTGCTGCCCGACCTGCGGGTGAGCGTCCGCCGTGACGGCACGCGCGCCGAGCTCGAGATCGCGGAGGCGCAGCCCGTGTTCGCCGGGCGCGAAGACCCGGCCCGCGTCTTCGCCTTCGAATGGCTGCTGCGACTGGTGCATGGCGTGGCCTGCTGGTTCGTCGGCCGCGGCCTCGCGCTCGACAGCGTGCGCTTTCCCTACGTCCGGCCGGCGCATGCGGACGACTACGCGCTTGTCTATACCGAACGCTCGAGCTTCGAAGGCGACACCCTGCTGGCCCGCTTCCACGACAACCTGCTCGACCTCCCCATCCGGCGCGACGACCCCGCGCTCGGCCGCTTCCTGGAAGGCGCACCGGGCCGCATCTCGATGCTCTATCGCCGTGACCGCGAGATGGTGCTGCGGGTGCGCGACCTGCTGCGCGCCGCGCTGCCGGACAACCTGTCGATCGAACAGGTCGCACAGCAGTTGCACCTGTCGACCCGCACCCTGCACCGCCGGCTCGAGGACGAGGGCTCCAGTTTCCGCCTGATCAAGGAAGCCACGCGGCGCGACATCGCCTACGCGCGCCTGACGAAGACCGCGCAGCCGATTGCCCAGCTGGCGGCGGACCTGGGCTACGCCGACACCTCCACCTTCTACCGGGCCTTCGTCGCGTGGTCGGGACAGTCGCCCGAGCAGTTCCGCAGCCAGCTGGCCGCACGACACGGCGCCATGACAGGCGGGAAGCCCCAGAGAAGCGAACGGCGATAA
- a CDS encoding PAS-domain containing protein, which yields MAKAVEDELQLTASSPEQRRRYDLLMAGLDLLDQAIAVFDASPKLVTWNKALLRLLDFPESLVRVGTPFEAFVRFNAERGEYGEGDIEKLVAARMASARAFEPHYVERVRPNGRVLAVRGVPIPNLGFVSLWTDVTEQRRAEALIQEQNARLEARVRERTAELEKANREIDQIAEALRLSEGRMRLILDAIPAMIAHVDAGRRYRFANRAYAEWFGLTKESIVGRSIVEVFGDDAYAAIEPYLEDAENGERVSYEYARRNAEGRLVHARSAVVPDVSLEGGFRGYFVMSIDITEQKASQAALVQAQKMEAVGQLTGGLAHDFNNLLTIIIGNLSALQGKLAGGEGSEYVDPSLQAARRGAELIRRLLTFSRRQTLEPTAVEVGELVRNMTQLLVRTLGETIAVHLQLPDRPMYALADANQLENALINLAINARDAMPEGGELTITVQPRRVDGALAKLGEVAPGDYVQFDVSDTGKGIEPAVLARVFEPFFTTKPFGGGSGLGLSMVYGFVRQSGGNIRILSTPGKGTSVRFVLPETPPLKQAPVAAGRRDAPAAVLTGPILLVEDEPEVRKVIRMQLTALGHAVLEASDGVEALALLESVEDIAVLISDTVMPGGLNGRELAQRARALRPALPILLVTGYARDLPAGDDAAAGIPVLRKPFDPPALAAALASLTLTDPTTEPSAT from the coding sequence ATGGCGAAAGCAGTCGAGGACGAACTTCAGTTGACCGCATCGTCGCCCGAGCAGCGCCGCCGCTACGACCTGCTGATGGCGGGTCTCGACCTGCTGGATCAGGCTATCGCCGTGTTCGATGCGTCGCCGAAGCTGGTGACCTGGAACAAGGCGCTGCTGCGCCTGCTCGACTTCCCCGAATCGCTGGTCCGCGTCGGCACGCCGTTCGAGGCCTTCGTGCGCTTCAACGCCGAGCGCGGCGAATACGGCGAAGGCGACATCGAGAAGCTCGTCGCCGCGCGCATGGCCTCGGCCCGCGCCTTCGAACCGCATTACGTCGAACGCGTACGCCCCAACGGGCGCGTGCTGGCCGTTCGCGGCGTGCCGATCCCCAACCTGGGCTTCGTGTCGCTGTGGACCGACGTCACCGAACAGCGCCGTGCCGAGGCGCTGATCCAGGAACAGAACGCGCGCCTCGAGGCCCGCGTGCGCGAACGCACGGCCGAACTGGAAAAGGCCAACCGCGAGATCGACCAGATCGCCGAGGCGCTGCGCCTGTCCGAGGGCCGCATGCGGCTGATCCTCGACGCCATCCCGGCGATGATCGCCCATGTCGACGCCGGCCGCCGCTACCGCTTTGCCAACCGCGCCTACGCCGAATGGTTCGGCCTGACGAAGGAGAGCATCGTCGGCCGCTCCATCGTCGAGGTGTTCGGCGACGATGCCTACGCTGCGATCGAACCCTATCTCGAGGACGCCGAGAACGGCGAGCGCGTCAGTTACGAGTACGCACGCAGGAATGCCGAGGGCCGGCTGGTCCATGCACGCAGCGCGGTCGTGCCCGACGTGTCGCTCGAAGGCGGCTTTCGCGGCTATTTCGTGATGTCGATCGACATCACCGAGCAGAAGGCCAGCCAGGCCGCGCTGGTGCAGGCGCAGAAGATGGAGGCGGTCGGGCAGCTCACCGGCGGGCTGGCGCACGACTTCAACAACCTGCTCACCATCATCATCGGCAACCTGTCGGCCCTGCAGGGCAAGCTGGCGGGCGGCGAGGGCAGCGAATACGTCGACCCGTCGCTGCAGGCGGCGCGGCGCGGCGCGGAGCTGATCCGCCGCCTGCTGACCTTTTCGCGCCGCCAGACGCTGGAGCCGACCGCGGTCGAGGTTGGCGAGCTCGTGCGCAACATGACGCAACTGCTGGTGCGAACGCTGGGCGAAACCATCGCCGTGCATCTGCAGTTGCCCGACCGGCCGATGTACGCGCTGGCCGACGCCAACCAGCTCGAGAACGCACTGATCAACCTCGCCATCAACGCACGCGACGCCATGCCGGAAGGCGGCGAGCTGACGATCACCGTGCAGCCGCGTCGGGTCGACGGCGCGCTCGCGAAGCTCGGCGAGGTCGCGCCCGGGGACTATGTGCAGTTCGATGTCAGCGACACCGGCAAGGGCATCGAGCCGGCCGTGCTCGCGCGTGTGTTCGAGCCTTTCTTCACGACCAAGCCCTTCGGCGGCGGCAGCGGCCTGGGGCTGTCGATGGTGTACGGCTTCGTGCGCCAGTCGGGCGGCAACATCCGCATCCTCAGTACGCCGGGCAAGGGGACGAGCGTGCGCTTCGTGCTGCCCGAGACGCCACCGCTCAAGCAGGCCCCTGTCGCGGCCGGCCGCCGCGACGCGCCCGCGGCCGTGCTCACCGGCCCCATCCTGCTGGTGGAAGACGAGCCCGAGGTGCGCAAGGTGATCCGCATGCAGCTCACGGCACTCGGCCATGCGGTGCTCGAAGCCAGCGACGGCGTCGAGGCCCTGGCGCTGCTCGAAAGCGTCGAGGACATCGCGGTGCTGATCAGCGACACCGTGATGCCGGGCGGATTGAACGGCCGCGAACTGGCGCAACGCGCCCGCGCCCTGCGCCCTGCGCTGCCCATTCTGCTTGTCACCGGCTATGCGCGCGATTTGCCGGCCGGCGACGATGCGGCTGCCGGAATCCCGGTGTTGCGCAAGCCTTTCGACCCGCCGGCGCTCGCCGCCGCGCTGGCCAGCCTGACCCTGACGGACCCGACCACGGAGCCTTCCGCCACATGA
- a CDS encoding peptidoglycan -binding protein — translation MARLSRRRALDFWPGFVDALASLLMVLVFVILIFVIGQFVLADAVSGRDRALAQLNAELAALAKTLSLEQSARELADVRVGELSASLAGSEREREALSTELLSARGELHAAQDEAKAQREEAARLSADIAALARLKSELEAEVARLASALDTSERGLKEQTAMSEQAIAQVELLNRQLAAVRTQLEQLNAALAVAEAAARDKDLRIEELGRELNLALAARVKELARYRSEFFGRLQAVLGNRKDIQIVGDRFVFSSEVLFPTASDEVSAEGMIQLTRLAETLKTLSAEIPADLPWVLQVDGHTDRRPISTARFPSNWELSTARALAIVKFLRSQGIPPQRLAATGYGEFHPLDSRNAEDAYARNRRIELKLTSR, via the coding sequence ATGGCCCGCCTGTCCCGCCGCCGCGCGCTGGACTTCTGGCCCGGCTTCGTCGACGCCCTAGCCTCGCTGCTGATGGTGTTGGTGTTCGTGATCCTGATCTTCGTCATCGGCCAGTTCGTGCTCGCCGACGCGGTGAGTGGACGCGACCGCGCGCTGGCGCAACTCAACGCCGAACTCGCAGCCCTGGCGAAGACGCTCAGCCTGGAGCAGTCGGCCCGCGAACTGGCTGACGTCCGGGTGGGCGAACTGAGTGCCTCGCTCGCCGGTTCCGAGCGCGAGCGCGAAGCCCTGTCCACCGAGTTGCTCAGCGCCCGCGGCGAACTTCATGCCGCACAGGATGAAGCCAAGGCGCAGCGCGAGGAAGCCGCCCGCCTGTCCGCCGACATCGCGGCGCTGGCGCGGCTCAAGAGCGAACTCGAGGCCGAGGTCGCGCGCCTCGCCAGCGCCCTCGACACCTCGGAACGCGGCCTCAAGGAGCAGACCGCGATGTCGGAGCAGGCGATCGCCCAGGTCGAACTGCTCAACCGCCAGCTGGCGGCGGTGCGCACCCAGCTCGAACAGCTCAACGCCGCGCTCGCGGTCGCCGAGGCTGCGGCCCGCGACAAGGACCTGAGGATCGAGGAGCTGGGCCGCGAGCTCAACCTGGCGCTGGCCGCCCGGGTGAAGGAACTGGCGCGCTACCGCTCCGAGTTCTTCGGCCGCCTGCAGGCGGTGCTCGGCAATCGCAAGGACATCCAGATCGTCGGCGACCGCTTCGTGTTCTCGAGCGAGGTGCTGTTCCCGACCGCCTCGGACGAGGTCAGCGCGGAAGGCATGATCCAGCTCACGCGGCTGGCCGAGACGCTGAAGACGTTGTCGGCAGAGATCCCGGCCGATCTGCCCTGGGTGCTGCAGGTCGACGGCCACACCGACCGCCGGCCGATCTCAACGGCGCGCTTCCCGTCGAACTGGGAACTCTCCACCGCGCGCGCGCTGGCCATCGTCAAGTTCCTGCGCAGCCAGGGCATTCCCCCCCAACGGCTGGCGGCGACAGGCTATGGGGAATTCCATCCGCTGGATTCGCGCAACGCCGAGGACGCCTACGCCCGCAACCGCCGCATCGAGCTGAAGCTGACGAGCCGCTGA
- the icmF gene encoding fused isobutyryl-CoA mutase/GTPase IcmF has protein sequence MTDLSVAHKLQPYKPKNKVRFVTAAALFDGHDASINIMRRILQSTGSEVIHLGHNRSVGEIVNAALQEDVQGIAITSYQGGHVEFFKYMIDLLKANGGEHIKVFGGGGGVIVPAEIKELHEYGVTHIFSPEDGAKMGLQGMINSVVERCDTDITKAAPQKADAVLKALAAGDRRALSRIITALENGGYGDDVKKALIDAAAKTKVPTLGITGTGGAGKSSLTDELVRRFRLDQDDKLKLAIVSIDPSRKRTGGALLGDRIRMNAIEHDNIYMRSLATRDTGSEVSAALPEVIAACKLAGFDLVIVETSGIGQGNAAIVPFVDLSLYVMTPEFGAASQLEKIDMLDFADFVAINKFDRKGAQDALRDVRKQYQRNRELFGQNTDEMPVFGTMAARFNDDGVTALYQAVLPALVGKGLKAAKSKLPAVSVKASSEGRAIVPAERIRYLAEIADTVRGYHKHVEQQARVARERQSLKIAKGLFEQCGKDAGSFDELINWKDGELTPAAKKLLEQWPTEKALYAADEYVVKIRDKEIRTQLTHTSLAGSKIRKVALPSFEDEGETLKFLMKENVPGSFPYTAGVFAFKREGEDPTRMFAGEGDAFRTNRRFKRVSEGMPAHRLSTAFDSVTLYGCDPDPRPDIYGKIGNSGVSIATLDDMKVLYDGFDLCAPTTSVSMTINGPAPIILAFFFNTALDQQIAKFKADNGRDPTEDEYAKIKAWTLSTVRGTVQADILKEDQGQNTCIFSTEFALKMMGDIQEYFVHNKVQNFYSVSISGYHIAEAGANPISQLAFTLSNGFTYVESYLARGMHIDDFAPNLSFFFSNGMDPEYSVIGRVARRIWAVAMKNKYGANERSQKLKYHVQTSGRSLHAQEMDFNDIRTTLQALIAIYDNCNSLHTNAYDEAITTPTEESVRRAMAIQLIINREWGLAKNENPNQGAFIIEELTDLVEEAVLKEFEAIASRGGVLGAMETGYQRGKIQEESLYYEHKKHDGSYPIIGVNTFLNPKGQAQQEIELARSTEEEKQGQLKRLADFHARNKAEAPKWQAKLQQAVITNSNVFEVLVDAVRYCSLGQITDALYKVGGQYRRSM, from the coding sequence ATGACCGACCTGAGCGTTGCGCACAAGCTGCAGCCCTACAAGCCGAAGAACAAGGTGCGTTTCGTTACCGCCGCGGCGCTGTTCGACGGCCACGATGCCTCGATCAACATCATGCGCCGCATCCTGCAGTCGACCGGCTCCGAGGTCATCCACCTCGGCCACAACCGTTCGGTGGGCGAGATCGTCAATGCCGCGCTGCAGGAAGACGTGCAGGGCATCGCCATCACGAGTTACCAGGGTGGCCACGTCGAGTTCTTCAAGTACATGATCGATCTGCTCAAGGCCAACGGCGGCGAGCACATCAAGGTCTTCGGCGGCGGCGGCGGCGTGATCGTGCCGGCCGAGATCAAGGAGCTGCACGAGTACGGCGTCACCCACATCTTCTCGCCCGAAGACGGCGCCAAGATGGGCCTGCAGGGCATGATCAACAGCGTGGTCGAGCGCTGCGACACCGACATCACCAAGGCTGCGCCGCAGAAGGCCGACGCGGTGCTGAAGGCGCTGGCCGCCGGCGATCGCCGTGCGCTGTCGCGCATCATCACCGCGCTCGAGAACGGCGGCTACGGCGACGACGTCAAGAAGGCGCTGATCGACGCCGCGGCAAAGACCAAGGTGCCGACGCTGGGCATCACCGGCACCGGCGGCGCGGGCAAGTCCTCGCTGACCGACGAGTTGGTGCGCCGCTTCCGTCTCGACCAGGACGACAAGCTCAAGCTCGCCATCGTGTCGATCGACCCCTCGCGCAAGCGCACCGGCGGCGCGCTGCTGGGCGACCGCATCCGCATGAACGCGATCGAGCACGACAACATCTACATGCGCTCGCTCGCCACCCGCGACACCGGCTCCGAAGTCTCGGCCGCGCTGCCCGAAGTCATCGCCGCATGCAAGCTGGCCGGTTTCGACCTGGTGATCGTCGAAACCTCCGGCATCGGCCAGGGCAACGCCGCGATCGTGCCCTTCGTCGACCTGTCGCTGTACGTGATGACCCCCGAGTTTGGCGCCGCCAGCCAGCTCGAGAAGATCGACATGCTCGACTTCGCCGACTTCGTCGCCATCAACAAGTTCGACCGCAAGGGCGCGCAGGACGCGCTGCGCGACGTGCGCAAGCAGTACCAGCGCAACCGCGAACTGTTCGGCCAGAACACCGACGAGATGCCGGTCTTCGGCACCATGGCGGCGCGCTTCAACGATGATGGCGTCACCGCGTTGTACCAGGCCGTGCTGCCGGCCCTGGTCGGAAAGGGCCTGAAGGCCGCCAAGAGCAAGCTGCCTGCAGTGAGCGTGAAGGCGTCCTCGGAAGGCCGTGCCATCGTCCCCGCCGAGCGCATCCGCTACCTCGCCGAGATCGCCGACACGGTCCGTGGCTATCACAAGCACGTCGAGCAGCAGGCCCGCGTCGCCCGCGAGCGCCAGTCGCTGAAGATTGCCAAGGGGCTGTTCGAGCAGTGCGGCAAGGACGCCGGTTCGTTCGACGAGCTGATCAACTGGAAGGACGGTGAGCTCACCCCGGCAGCGAAGAAGCTGCTGGAGCAGTGGCCGACCGAGAAGGCGCTGTACGCCGCCGACGAGTACGTGGTGAAGATCCGCGACAAGGAGATCCGCACCCAGCTCACGCACACCTCGCTGGCCGGCAGCAAGATCCGCAAGGTCGCGCTGCCCAGCTTCGAGGACGAGGGCGAGACGCTCAAGTTCCTGATGAAGGAGAACGTTCCCGGCTCCTTCCCCTACACCGCCGGCGTGTTCGCGTTCAAGCGCGAGGGCGAGGACCCCACCCGCATGTTCGCGGGCGAGGGCGACGCCTTCCGCACCAACCGCCGCTTCAAGCGGGTCTCGGAAGGCATGCCGGCGCACCGCCTGTCGACCGCCTTCGACTCGGTGACCCTGTACGGCTGCGACCCGGATCCGCGTCCGGACATCTACGGCAAGATCGGCAACTCCGGCGTGTCCATCGCCACGCTCGACGACATGAAGGTGCTGTACGACGGCTTCGACCTGTGCGCGCCGACCACTTCGGTGTCGATGACGATCAACGGCCCGGCGCCGATCATCCTCGCCTTCTTCTTCAACACCGCGCTCGACCAGCAGATCGCCAAGTTCAAGGCCGACAACGGCCGCGACCCGACCGAGGACGAGTACGCCAAGATCAAGGCCTGGACGCTGTCGACCGTGCGCGGCACGGTGCAGGCCGACATCTTGAAGGAAGACCAGGGCCAGAACACCTGCATCTTCAGCACCGAATTCGCGCTGAAGATGATGGGCGACATCCAGGAGTACTTCGTCCATAACAAGGTGCAGAACTTCTATTCGGTGTCGATCTCCGGCTATCACATCGCCGAAGCCGGTGCGAACCCGATCAGCCAGCTCGCCTTCACGCTGTCGAACGGCTTCACCTACGTGGAGTCGTACCTCGCGCGCGGCATGCACATCGACGACTTCGCGCCCAACCTGTCCTTCTTCTTCAGCAACGGCATGGACCCGGAGTACTCGGTGATCGGCCGCGTCGCCCGCCGCATCTGGGCGGTGGCGATGAAGAACAAGTACGGCGCCAACGAGCGCAGCCAGAAGCTGAAGTATCACGTCCAGACCTCGGGCCGCTCGCTGCACGCGCAGGAGATGGACTTCAACGACATCCGCACCACGCTGCAGGCGCTGATCGCGATCTACGACAACTGCAACTCGCTGCACACCAACGCCTACGACGAGGCGATCACCACGCCGACCGAAGAGTCCGTGCGCCGTGCGATGGCGATCCAGCTCATCATCAACCGCGAGTGGGGCCTGGCCAAGAACGAGAACCCGAACCAGGGCGCCTTCATCATCGAGGAACTCACCGATCTCGTCGAAGAAGCCGTGCTCAAGGAGTTCGAGGCGATCGCCAGCCGCGGCGGCGTGCTGGGTGCGATGGAAACCGGCTACCAGCGCGGCAAGATCCAGGAGGAGTCGCTCTACTACGAACACAAGAAGCATGACGGCTCCTACCCGATCATCGGCGTGAACACCTTCCTCAACCCGAAGGGCCAGGCCCAGCAGGAGATCGAGTTGGCGCGCTCGACCGAGGAAGAGAAGCAGGGCCAGTTGAAGCGCCTGGCCGACTTCCATGCCCGCAACAAGGCCGAGGCGCCCAAGTGGCAGGCCAAGCTGCAGCAGGCCGTGATCACCAATTCCAACGTTTTCGAGGTGCTGGTCGACGCGGTGCGCTACTGCTCGCTGGGTCAGATCACCGATGCGCTCTACAAGGTCGGCGGCCAGTACCGCCGCAGCATGTAA
- a CDS encoding flagellar motor protein MotA has protein sequence MEHKVFTKPVHVTTWMGVFLALVAVLAAVLVPQLKHAFLANAAFNGLIVFVLAIGIAVNLRQVWRLQREVLWIEAFQQHPDATTDTPRPTLLAPMARLLSSRKRGQFHLSPASMRTLLDSVQIRLEEQRDLSRYLIGLLIFLGLLGTFWGLLVTIRSIGEIIGNMSVGSDPVAMFEALKTKLDAPLGGMATSFSTSLFGLAGSLIVGFLDLQSGHAQNRFYNELEEWLSHITRLPSGTGIEGEASVPAYVQALLEQTAEGLDRMQRSTAESERERRTSAEHLAELNTQLGRLAELIGRESRDLSALSASQDELRGLIRQLAQQPAQGVQFSEDLRAELRLLSRTIAAALGGAGSQKAD, from the coding sequence ATGGAACACAAGGTCTTCACCAAACCGGTCCATGTCACCACCTGGATGGGCGTCTTCCTGGCCCTGGTCGCGGTGCTCGCCGCAGTGCTGGTGCCACAGCTCAAGCACGCCTTCCTGGCCAACGCCGCCTTCAATGGCCTGATCGTGTTCGTGCTGGCGATCGGCATCGCGGTGAACCTGCGCCAGGTCTGGCGCCTGCAGCGTGAAGTGCTGTGGATCGAGGCCTTCCAGCAACACCCGGATGCCACGACCGACACCCCGCGGCCCACGCTGCTGGCACCCATGGCGCGGCTCCTGTCGAGCCGCAAGCGCGGCCAGTTCCACCTGTCGCCGGCGTCGATGCGCACGCTGCTCGACAGCGTGCAGATCCGCCTGGAGGAGCAGCGCGACCTGTCGCGCTACCTCATCGGCCTGCTGATCTTCCTCGGCCTGCTCGGCACCTTCTGGGGCCTGCTCGTCACGATCCGCTCCATCGGCGAGATCATCGGCAACATGAGCGTGGGCAGCGATCCCGTGGCGATGTTCGAAGCGCTCAAGACCAAGCTCGACGCGCCGCTGGGCGGCATGGCCACCAGCTTCTCGACCTCGCTGTTCGGCCTGGCCGGCTCGCTGATCGTCGGCTTCCTCGACCTGCAGTCGGGCCATGCACAGAACCGCTTCTACAACGAACTGGAAGAATGGCTGTCGCACATCACCCGCCTGCCTTCGGGCACCGGCATCGAAGGCGAGGCGAGCGTACCCGCTTACGTGCAGGCCCTGCTGGAACAGACCGCCGAGGGCCTGGACCGCATGCAGCGCTCCACGGCCGAATCCGAGCGCGAGCGCCGCACCTCCGCGGAACACCTCGCCGAGCTCAACACCCAGCTTGGCCGCCTGGCCGAACTCATCGGCCGCGAATCGCGTGACCTGTCCGCGCTGTCGGCCTCGCAGGACGAGTTGCGCGGCCTGATCCGCCAGCTCGCCCAGCAGCCGGCACAAGGTGTGCAGTTCTCGGAAGACCTGCGCGCCGAACTGCGCCTGCTGTCGCGCACCATCGCCGCCGCACTGGGCGGTGCAGGCAGCCAGAAGGCGGACTGA
- a CDS encoding PAS domain-containing methyl-accepting chemotaxis protein, with product MRINQPVSSDETIVPDGEFIYSRTDRAGRIEVANDLFVALSGFDRNELIGQPHNIVRHPDMPPEAFADLWRALKAGMSWSGYVKNRRKDGGYYWVHAFASPVRENGEVVGYESVRRRPDREVIARVDAAYRRMRASPGKFDVRDGRVVRAGMLGRLTNWSLVGRFGCGLGVMTAAAAFLAAAALSGAALPDAWLWGLLALALLVGVWLQFGVVRGMSADLSRLRETMAATQQDGDLRRIARLQGGGELQAIGDAYNAMMANLQAIMINVREAGARIVAESRTLQRSSDHVSDSAAGTSDSASNTAAAVEQVTVVVGEVAENAVASAGAARETRRMAAEGMEQAGHAVSEIEQLAQAVSETTATMDRLRLSSEEIGKIATVIKEIADQTNLLALNAAIEAARAGEQGRGFAVVADEVRKLAERTTTATVEIGAIIETLHTETLAAVRSAESGSARVQFSVGLIQEALAALTEIRESAENSLRLSDGIQLATREQASAAAAIAGSVEDIARRAEDSAMAVTGIADTSRGLAEVSSALDAALARVKV from the coding sequence ATGCGCATCAACCAACCAGTCAGCTCGGACGAAACCATCGTCCCCGACGGGGAGTTCATCTACAGCCGGACGGATCGTGCCGGGCGAATCGAGGTGGCAAACGATCTGTTCGTCGCACTGTCCGGATTCGACCGCAACGAGCTGATCGGACAGCCGCACAACATCGTTCGCCATCCCGACATGCCGCCGGAGGCCTTTGCGGACCTGTGGCGTGCCTTGAAGGCCGGTATGTCCTGGAGCGGCTACGTCAAGAATCGGCGCAAGGATGGCGGGTACTACTGGGTGCACGCCTTCGCGTCGCCGGTGAGGGAGAACGGCGAGGTGGTGGGCTACGAATCGGTTCGCCGCCGACCGGATCGCGAGGTCATCGCGCGGGTCGATGCGGCCTACCGCCGCATGCGCGCCAGTCCCGGCAAGTTCGATGTGCGTGACGGCCGCGTGGTCCGTGCCGGAATGCTCGGGCGGCTGACGAACTGGTCGCTGGTGGGGCGTTTCGGTTGCGGGCTTGGCGTCATGACGGCGGCGGCCGCGTTCCTCGCCGCGGCCGCGCTGAGTGGCGCTGCGCTGCCTGACGCATGGTTGTGGGGCCTGCTGGCGCTGGCCCTGCTCGTCGGCGTGTGGCTGCAGTTCGGCGTGGTGCGCGGCATGTCCGCAGATCTGTCACGCCTGCGTGAGACGATGGCTGCGACACAACAGGATGGTGACCTGAGACGTATCGCACGCCTTCAGGGAGGTGGGGAGTTGCAAGCCATCGGCGACGCCTACAACGCGATGATGGCTAACCTGCAGGCGATCATGATCAACGTGCGCGAAGCGGGCGCCCGGATCGTGGCGGAGTCGCGCACGCTGCAACGATCGAGCGACCATGTCTCGGACAGCGCCGCGGGGACCAGCGATTCGGCGTCCAATACCGCCGCTGCCGTCGAGCAGGTAACGGTGGTTGTCGGCGAGGTGGCCGAGAATGCCGTGGCGTCGGCCGGGGCGGCGCGCGAGACACGACGCATGGCGGCTGAAGGCATGGAGCAGGCGGGCCATGCGGTGAGCGAGATCGAGCAACTCGCGCAGGCAGTCAGCGAGACGACGGCGACCATGGACAGACTGCGCCTGTCGTCGGAGGAGATCGGCAAGATTGCCACCGTGATCAAGGAGATCGCGGACCAGACCAACCTGCTCGCGTTGAACGCGGCGATCGAGGCGGCGCGGGCGGGCGAGCAGGGGCGCGGTTTCGCGGTGGTGGCGGACGAAGTGCGCAAGCTGGCGGAGCGGACGACCACTGCAACGGTGGAGATCGGCGCCATCATCGAGACGCTGCACACCGAGACCCTCGCGGCGGTCCGCAGTGCCGAGTCCGGAAGCGCCCGCGTCCAGTTCAGCGTGGGCCTGATCCAGGAGGCGCTCGCTGCGCTGACGGAAATCCGCGAGTCTGCGGAGAACAGCCTGCGCCTCAGCGACGGAATCCAGTTGGCGACGCGGGAACAGGCGAGCGCTGCCGCTGCGATCGCCGGCAGTGTCGAGGACATCGCACGGCGTGCCGAGGATTCCGCGATGGCCGTGACCGGGATCGCCGATACCTCGCGCGGGCTTGCCGAGGTGTCCAGCGCCCTGGATGCAGCCCTGGCGCGAGTGAAGGTCTGA